In Lacrimispora indolis DSM 755, a genomic segment contains:
- a CDS encoding recombinase RecT: MAKQEVMATGTQQAALIVNNPFIDGLSAQLKQKQEYGLTFPADYNPTNALMGAYLILKETKDRNGKYVLETCSQASIANALMDMVTMGLSMQKRQCYPIAYGGKLQCQVSYHGHKAMAHRYGAKDINAEVIYEGDTFKYHIENGRKILDEHTQDFENIDLTKIKGAYCIVVLDDGSTYMEVMNINQIKTAWKKGYGYKENSGTHAEFTDMMVKKTVTSRACKQIVQQYGDVFTIEAADKAEDIDSVDVVAEDVAHDVQSYANAQEFPMPEEQEPVEQEESPAGEEVPDQQAGSKPEPAPAAQPQKPDWA; encoded by the coding sequence ATGGCAAAACAGGAAGTGATGGCAACAGGAACACAGCAGGCAGCTCTTATTGTAAATAATCCATTTATTGACGGTTTAAGTGCGCAGCTAAAACAGAAGCAGGAATACGGGCTTACATTCCCGGCAGATTATAATCCAACAAATGCTTTAATGGGAGCGTATCTCATTTTAAAGGAGACGAAGGATAGAAACGGTAAATATGTTCTGGAAACATGCTCTCAGGCCAGCATTGCTAATGCACTCATGGATATGGTGACAATGGGCCTGTCAATGCAGAAACGGCAGTGTTATCCAATAGCCTACGGCGGGAAGTTGCAGTGTCAGGTATCCTATCATGGACATAAAGCCATGGCTCACAGATATGGTGCCAAAGATATTAATGCAGAGGTTATCTATGAAGGAGATACGTTCAAATACCATATTGAAAATGGTCGAAAGATTCTTGATGAGCATACACAGGATTTTGAGAATATCGATCTGACCAAAATCAAAGGTGCCTATTGCATAGTTGTCCTTGATGACGGCAGTACATACATGGAAGTGATGAATATTAATCAGATTAAGACAGCATGGAAGAAAGGTTATGGCTATAAGGAAAACAGCGGAACCCATGCGGAATTTACTGACATGATGGTTAAGAAAACAGTTACTTCCAGGGCTTGCAAGCAGATTGTACAGCAATATGGTGATGTGTTTACCATTGAAGCAGCTGATAAGGCAGAAGATATTGATTCTGTAGATGTAGTGGCAGAAGATGTTGCCCATGATGTCCAGAGTTACGCAAATGCTCAGGAGTTTCCAATGCCAGAGGAGCAGGAGCCGGTTGAACAGGAAGAATCACCTGCAGGTGAAGAAGTTCCAGATCAACAGGCAGGATCCAAACCGGAGCCAGCACCGGCAGCTCAGCCGCAGAAGCCTGATTGGGCATAG
- a CDS encoding beta barrel domain-containing protein, giving the protein MKKEDFHKGQTVYLLLLCNAARGKHGEELIMEATVTGIGNKYITVSPGYYSRNVRFEIEDNFKEHSNYSPEHKLFLSREEIVNRLEKEELLAWFRDSFKSIFSKRVFSLVALREAKQILEKSEVEE; this is encoded by the coding sequence ATGAAGAAAGAAGATTTCCATAAAGGCCAAACAGTGTATCTGCTACTTTTGTGCAATGCCGCCAGGGGTAAGCATGGTGAGGAACTTATAATGGAAGCCACTGTTACCGGAATCGGGAACAAGTATATCACTGTTTCTCCTGGTTATTATTCGAGAAATGTTCGATTTGAGATAGAGGATAATTTCAAAGAACATTCAAATTACTCACCGGAGCATAAATTGTTTCTTTCAAGAGAGGAAATTGTAAATCGTCTTGAAAAAGAAGAATTACTTGCTTGGTTTCGGGATTCCTTTAAAAGTATCTTTTCGAAAAGAGTTTTTAGCTTGGTTGCACTTCGGGAAGCAAAGCAAATTTTAGAGAAAAGCGAGGTGGAAGAATGA
- a CDS encoding NUMOD4 motif-containing HNH endonuclease has protein sequence MTEEWKWISGFEGRYSISNMGRLKSYCSDKYGKIISLKNQHGWYFTVNLLDQGGKRHTKRIHVMVAEVFIGEIPKGYHVHHKDGNKQNNMVSNLEIIHPMKHYKETLKEHPQIVTGINYYNQYEKPKEVLMYDKQGNYLACFPNSIIAEKITGVCQRNILQVASGEEYKPGRTRKSAGGYVWKYKVERQVM, from the coding sequence ATGACTGAGGAATGGAAATGGATAAGCGGATTTGAAGGACGCTATTCTATTTCTAATATGGGAAGATTAAAAAGTTACTGTTCTGATAAATATGGGAAAATCATTTCACTAAAGAATCAGCATGGTTGGTATTTTACTGTAAATCTTCTGGATCAAGGTGGGAAGCGACATACGAAGCGGATTCATGTAATGGTTGCTGAAGTTTTTATTGGAGAAATACCCAAAGGATACCATGTTCACCATAAAGATGGAAACAAGCAAAACAATATGGTTTCTAACTTAGAAATAATTCACCCAATGAAACATTATAAAGAAACCTTAAAAGAACACCCACAAATTGTTACTGGTATTAATTACTACAATCAATATGAAAAGCCAAAAGAAGTTTTAATGTATGATAAACAGGGAAATTACTTGGCTTGTTTCCCTAATTCCATCATAGCTGAAAAAATCACTGGAGTGTGTCAAAGAAACATTCTACAAGTAGCAAGCGGTGAGGAATATAAGCCAGGGAGAACTAGAAAATCTGCCGGAGGCTATGTTTGGAAATATAAAGTAGAGAGGCAGGTGATGTAA
- a CDS encoding 4Fe-4S cluster-binding domain-containing protein, with the protein MKDVARVIVTYDCPRNCPNCCNEHIGDVPEVNFKDLLKYKELVITGGEPMEIAPQVVEMIHRLWANGYKGKIWLYTSCIKTARWADRAVLRQVNGITYTLHHKPSQKDLSDVRKLNKFLLDNLDNRKHNRSDRLLIDSRCYTEEVLSIIGLYDTGTKHWSSIKSLVWKDDECPLPDNEELIYYDLEKE; encoded by the coding sequence ATGAAAGACGTTGCGAGAGTAATTGTTACATACGATTGTCCCCGGAATTGTCCAAATTGCTGTAATGAGCATATAGGCGATGTACCGGAGGTCAATTTTAAGGATTTATTGAAATATAAGGAGCTGGTCATTACTGGCGGCGAACCAATGGAAATTGCCCCTCAAGTAGTGGAAATGATTCACCGTCTCTGGGCAAACGGATATAAGGGTAAGATTTGGCTTTATACGTCCTGCATTAAGACGGCGAGATGGGCAGATAGAGCGGTTTTGCGGCAGGTGAATGGAATTACATATACCTTACATCATAAACCGTCACAGAAAGATTTGAGTGATGTCCGTAAGCTAAACAAATTTCTTCTGGATAATCTTGATAACCGGAAGCATAACCGTTCTGACCGTCTATTGATTGACAGCCGGTGCTATACCGAGGAAGTTCTAAGCATTATCGGTTTATATGATACCGGCACAAAGCATTGGTCAAGCATTAAATCTTTGGTATGGAAAGACGATGAATGTCCGCTGCCTGATAACGAGGAGTTGATATATTACGATTTGGAAAAGGAGTAG
- a CDS encoding single-stranded DNA-binding protein, whose product MNRVILCGRLTRDPEVRYSQGERAMAIARYTLAVDRRGSKRQEGQPTADFINCIAFDKGGEFTEKYFRQGMRVLVSGRIQTGSYTNKDGVKVYTTDIIVDEQEFADSKNASSGDSGGGNQATSRPEPSNSIGEGFMNIPDGVEDEGLPFN is encoded by the coding sequence ATGAACAGAGTGATTTTATGCGGAAGACTGACCCGTGACCCGGAAGTGAGATATTCCCAGGGTGAACGTGCTATGGCAATAGCAAGATATACTCTTGCCGTTGATCGTAGGGGGAGCAAGCGACAGGAAGGACAGCCAACAGCAGATTTCATTAACTGTATAGCCTTTGACAAAGGCGGAGAGTTTACAGAGAAATATTTTCGCCAGGGAATGAGGGTGCTTGTTTCTGGCAGAATCCAGACTGGCAGTTATACAAATAAGGACGGCGTAAAGGTCTATACAACAGATATCATTGTTGATGAGCAGGAGTTTGCTGACAGCAAGAATGCTTCTTCAGGGGATTCCGGTGGCGGTAATCAGGCCACAAGCAGACCTGAGCCGTCCAACTCCATTGGAGAAGGATTCATGAACATTCCTGATGGCGTTGAAGACGAAGGCTTGCCTTTTAACTAA